Proteins encoded within one genomic window of Citricoccus muralis:
- a CDS encoding undecaprenyl-diphosphate phosphatase, with the protein MSWIEAIILGLVQGLTEFLPISSSAHLRIVGEFLPGASDPGAAFTAITQIGTELAVLIYFWRDIVHIITQWAKSLTGAVERSDPDARMGWLIIIGSLPIAVLGLLLEDYIDTSFRSLWIVATMLIVFGVLLAVADTLGRQVKPLTDLTWRDGLLFGLAQALALIPGVSRSGGTITMGLALGYTRPAAARYAFLLAVPAVFASGFYKLFGALTEPNVDAPYSMMETFAATVVAFIVGYAVIAWLMRFISSHSFRGFVWYRILLGLAIYLLLGFGVINA; encoded by the coding sequence GTGAGTTGGATTGAAGCGATTATCCTGGGGCTGGTCCAGGGACTGACCGAGTTCCTCCCCATCTCGTCCTCGGCACATCTGCGCATCGTGGGAGAGTTCCTTCCCGGTGCCTCCGATCCGGGGGCGGCTTTCACCGCCATCACCCAGATCGGCACCGAACTCGCCGTGCTCATCTATTTCTGGCGCGATATCGTGCACATCATCACCCAGTGGGCCAAGTCGCTCACGGGCGCCGTGGAGCGGTCCGACCCCGATGCCCGCATGGGCTGGCTGATCATCATCGGTTCCCTGCCGATCGCGGTGCTGGGTCTGCTGCTCGAGGACTACATCGACACCAGCTTCCGCTCGCTGTGGATCGTGGCCACCATGCTCATCGTCTTCGGTGTGCTGCTCGCCGTGGCCGACACCCTGGGGCGTCAGGTTAAACCGCTGACCGACCTGACCTGGCGTGACGGCCTCCTCTTCGGTCTCGCCCAGGCCCTCGCCCTGATCCCCGGGGTCTCACGCTCGGGTGGAACTATCACCATGGGGTTGGCGCTGGGCTATACCCGACCAGCTGCCGCCCGGTATGCGTTCCTGCTGGCTGTGCCGGCCGTGTTCGCCTCCGGTTTCTACAAGCTGTTCGGCGCTCTGACGGAACCTAATGTGGATGCCCCCTACTCGATGATGGAGACCTTCGCCGCCACCGTCGTCGCTTTCATCGTCGGCTATGCGGTCATCGCGTGGTTGATGCGCTTCATCTCGAGTCATTCGTTCCGCGGATTCGTCTGGTACCGGATTCTGCTCGGCCTGGCCATTTACTTGCTGTTGGGCTTCGGCGTCATCAACGCGTAG
- a CDS encoding sensor histidine kinase — MITRQVRQMNRTTRRAILLHTASTVAVTAAMAVASSLISTAIAVEVARSNAEVIADTVAHAVVAPLTLVDLVGPNAEDPERIADEFEAFIDGGVLERVKIWQLVGDEAVVIYSDEPRNEGVRRAVDSELGARLDRGEVVVLDVPDDAEHQHEQGNDDLLEAFIGFTDASGHAMRLELYLVSTESDSLAAMLGVVLPISILGPAVLGAATLPLALRLARQLSRREEERQQLLHAALAASDRERHRLSARLHDHVIQDLASLGLTLERLGVESFSHDRAATELLQRAGELLDTDIEHLRTLLSEIAPSEFNESLETALGELARDLTSGRVRIDVDLDLKEPVGTEVATLIYRAARELVRNALDHGSPETVRLDLRSDHDGVNLCITDDGVGFDPQEPAPPGHCGISLIRHAVTDRGGSLDISSDEHGTRVEVWVPRDEPSRPAG; from the coding sequence ATGATCACTCGTCAGGTCCGCCAAATGAACCGGACTACACGGCGAGCCATTCTCCTGCATACCGCTTCTACAGTCGCCGTCACGGCAGCCATGGCGGTGGCCTCCTCGCTCATTTCGACAGCGATCGCGGTCGAGGTAGCGCGGAGCAACGCGGAAGTAATCGCCGACACCGTGGCTCATGCGGTGGTTGCACCCCTGACCCTGGTCGACCTGGTCGGACCCAACGCCGAAGATCCGGAGCGGATCGCCGACGAGTTCGAGGCCTTCATCGACGGCGGGGTTCTGGAACGCGTCAAGATCTGGCAGTTAGTCGGCGATGAAGCCGTGGTGATTTACTCCGATGAACCGCGCAACGAGGGCGTGCGTCGAGCGGTGGATTCGGAGCTGGGAGCTCGTCTTGACCGGGGCGAGGTCGTCGTTCTCGATGTCCCCGATGATGCCGAGCATCAACACGAACAAGGCAACGATGACCTCCTCGAGGCGTTTATCGGTTTCACGGATGCCTCCGGTCACGCGATGCGACTGGAGCTCTACTTGGTCTCCACGGAGTCTGACTCGCTGGCCGCAATGCTCGGCGTCGTGTTGCCGATCTCGATTCTGGGACCGGCAGTGTTGGGCGCCGCCACGTTGCCCCTGGCACTGCGCCTGGCTCGGCAGTTGTCCCGGAGGGAGGAGGAGCGACAGCAGTTGCTCCACGCTGCCCTGGCCGCATCCGACCGAGAGCGACACCGACTCTCGGCGAGACTGCACGATCACGTGATCCAGGATCTTGCCAGCTTAGGATTGACCCTCGAACGACTCGGTGTGGAATCTTTTTCGCACGACAGGGCCGCCACGGAACTGCTCCAGCGTGCCGGTGAATTACTCGATACCGATATCGAGCACCTGCGCACCCTTTTGAGCGAGATCGCGCCGTCGGAATTCAACGAGTCCCTGGAAACAGCACTGGGCGAACTCGCCCGTGATCTGACCTCCGGCCGCGTGCGCATCGATGTTGATCTCGATCTGAAGGAGCCGGTGGGAACCGAGGTGGCCACCTTGATCTACCGGGCAGCACGAGAGTTGGTGCGCAATGCCCTCGACCACGGCTCTCCGGAGACGGTGCGCCTCGACCTGCGATCCGACCACGACGGGGTCAACCTGTGCATCACGGATGACGGCGTCGGTTTCGACCCGCAGGAGCCAGCCCCGCCAGGACATTGCGGCATAAGCCTCATCCGTCATGCCGTCACAGACCGCGGGGGTTCCCTCGACATCTCCAGTGATGAGCACGGGACACGAGTCGAGGTCTGGGTTCCCCGCGACGAACCGTCACGGCCGGCGGGCTAG
- a CDS encoding DUF5703 family protein, with amino-acid sequence MREDLHVSAVESIQKVKDWEYLVISVGPRESLATARRRLVEHAEYGRWELQRSILYRGGRRRFWLRRKLMRVQPTLDRV; translated from the coding sequence GTGCGGGAGGATCTACACGTCAGCGCGGTGGAATCGATCCAGAAAGTCAAAGACTGGGAGTATCTGGTGATCTCGGTGGGCCCCAGAGAATCCCTGGCCACCGCACGCCGCAGACTGGTCGAGCACGCTGAGTACGGCCGCTGGGAATTGCAACGCAGCATTCTTTACCGCGGTGGACGACGGCGGTTCTGGTTGCGCCGGAAGTTGATGCGCGTCCAGCCGACGCTGGATCGGGTCTAG